From Medicago truncatula cultivar Jemalong A17 chromosome 7, MtrunA17r5.0-ANR, whole genome shotgun sequence, a single genomic window includes:
- the LOC25497654 gene encoding transcription factor DICHOTOMA, with amino-acid sequence MFPSTYCSLGPYPCYNPNSSSSSHSYPPFTFLTPDQNASSNTNNNNNNNNTNNINNFLHDPTISVPYTQTTHNHVPINPDTLTNWAVADYAAMLKQDLSGSSHYNLSNLLTKKPVKKPAKKDRHSKIHTSQGLRDRRVRLSIEIARKFFDLQDMLGFDKASNTLEWLFNKSKEAIEELTRSKNNIASGDDDDGDHSFSSSSSDEGDEEDYTKDRKMKRAQKESSKTKDSREKARARARERASEMKMQEDLKEKYPEIDQNQQILHQLMPNEDETSKSLQRDDIFNFIEESIVIKRKLKKSSSHHYQQNTNLIPKEASFDHDSPMLSPNWDANNNNNDAATGRSNFSAISRMNLSSGLQIFGKSWEDCNTSPNRY; translated from the exons ATGTTTCCTTCAACTTATTGCTCTTTAGGTCCTTACCCTTGTTATAATCCtaattcatcttcttcttcacacTCATACCCTCCTTTTACTTTTCTTACCCCTGATCAAAATGCTTCTTCTAataccaacaacaacaataacaacaacaacaccaacaacatcaacaactttcTTCATGATCCTACTATTTCTGTTCCCTACACACAAACAACTCATAATCATGTTCCAATTAATCCTGATACACTAACAAATTGGGCTGTTGCTGACTATGCAGCTATGTTGAAACAAGATCTAAGTGGTTCTTCTCATTATAATCTCTCAAATTTGCTCACAAAGAAACCGGTGAAGAAACCGGCTAAGAAAGACAGGCATAGCAAGATTCACACATCTCAAGGGTTGAGAGACAGAAGGGTGAGACTTTCCATCGAGATCGCGAGGAAGTTCTTCGATCTTCAAGACATGTTAGGGTTTGACAAAGCAAGCAACACACTTGAATGGCTCttcaataaatcaaaagaagCAATTGAAGAGTTAACTAGAAGCAAGAACAACATAGCTTCTGGCGATGACGACGATGGTGATCATAGCTTCTCTTCTTCGTCTTCTGATGAAGGAGACGAAGAAGATTATACTAAAGATAGAAAGATGAAAAGGGCACAGAAAGAATCTTCGAAGACGAAGGATTCTAGGGAGAAAGCAAGAGCAAGAGCTAGGGAAAGAGCAAGTGAGATGAAGATGCAAGaagatttgaaagaaaaatatcctgaaattgatcaaaatcaacaaatccttCATCAATTGATGCCTAATGAAGATGAAACTTCAAAATCACTTCAAAGAGATGATATCTTTAACTTCATTGAGGAATCTATTGTGATTAAGAGAAAGTTGAAGAAATCTTCTTctcatcattatcaacaaaaCACTAATTTGATCCCTAAGGAAGCTAGTTTTGATCATGACTCTCCAATGTTATCACCAAATTGGGAtgctaataataataacaatgatgCTGCCACTGGAAGATCCAACTTTTCTGCAATATCAAGAATGAATCTATCATCAG GGCTTCAAATCTTTGGAAAATCATGGGAGGATTGCAATACCAGTCCAAATCGATATTAG